A single Marinitoga aeolica DNA region contains:
- a CDS encoding TrpB-like pyridoxal phosphate-dependent enzyme has protein sequence MSRRERIYLSVEEMPKYWYNVLADLPFQLDPPLNPQTREVLKPEELGAIFPQPLVEQEVTTERFIKIPKKVFDEYAVFRPSPLIRASNLEEYLETPAKIYYKYEGVSPTGSHKTNTSIPQAYYNMISGTKTLVTETGAGQWGTALSYAGLKFGLNIEVYMVKTSFEQKPMRKLIINFFGGKVSPSPSLNTEFGKKMLDIDRENPGSLGIAISEALEEVFKKDNAKYALGSVLNHVLLHQTIIGLEIKKQFEKINIKPDVIIGCHGGGSNLGGTILPFIPEKLSGEKIEFLACEPKSCPTLTEGEYRYDNGDTAGLTPLMMMYTLGKEFIPPKIHAGGLRYHGSAPIIAKLKHENMLNAIALDQEETFEAARIFSKLEGIIPAPESSHAIAGAIREAIKAKENKEEKVIVFTLSGHGLLDLTAYA, from the coding sequence ATGAGTAGAAGAGAAAGAATATATTTATCTGTTGAGGAGATGCCTAAATATTGGTATAATGTATTAGCTGATTTGCCTTTTCAATTAGATCCGCCTTTAAATCCTCAAACAAGAGAAGTTTTAAAACCTGAAGAATTAGGGGCTATATTTCCGCAACCGCTTGTAGAACAAGAAGTCACTACAGAAAGATTTATTAAAATTCCTAAAAAAGTATTTGATGAATATGCTGTATTTAGACCATCACCATTAATTAGAGCATCTAATTTAGAAGAATACTTAGAAACTCCAGCAAAAATATATTATAAATATGAAGGAGTTTCTCCTACAGGTAGTCATAAAACTAATACTTCTATTCCACAAGCATATTATAATATGATTTCTGGAACTAAAACTTTGGTAACAGAAACAGGAGCTGGACAGTGGGGAACTGCTTTATCATATGCAGGGTTAAAATTTGGATTGAATATTGAAGTTTATATGGTAAAAACGAGTTTTGAACAAAAGCCTATGAGAAAACTTATTATTAATTTTTTTGGTGGTAAAGTATCTCCGAGTCCAAGTTTAAACACAGAATTTGGAAAGAAAATGTTAGATATTGATAGAGAAAATCCGGGAAGTTTAGGTATTGCTATTAGTGAAGCTTTAGAAGAGGTTTTTAAGAAAGATAATGCAAAATATGCTTTAGGTAGCGTTTTAAATCATGTATTATTACATCAAACTATTATAGGTTTAGAAATAAAAAAACAATTTGAAAAAATAAATATAAAGCCGGATGTTATAATAGGATGTCATGGCGGAGGTTCAAATCTTGGTGGAACTATATTGCCATTTATTCCTGAAAAATTATCTGGAGAAAAAATTGAATTTTTAGCTTGTGAACCAAAATCTTGTCCTACTTTAACAGAAGGTGAGTATAGATATGATAATGGAGATACAGCGGGATTAACCCCTTTGATGATGATGTATACTTTAGGAAAAGAATTTATTCCACCTAAAATTCATGCTGGAGGCTTAAGATATCATGGTTCAGCACCTATTATTGCAAAGCTAAAACATGAAAATATGTTAAATGCTATAGCTTTGGATCAAGAAGAAACTTTTGAAGCAGCAAGGATTTTCTCTAAATTAGAGGGTATAATTCCTGCTCCAGAATCTTCTCATGCTATTGCAGGAGCTATAAGAGAAGCAATTAAAGCAAAAGAAAATAAGGAAGAGAAGGTTATAGTTTTTACTTTATCTGGGCATGGGCTTTTAGACTTGACTGCATATGCATAA